A stretch of Cucumis sativus cultivar 9930 chromosome 2, Cucumber_9930_V3, whole genome shotgun sequence DNA encodes these proteins:
- the LOC101219203 gene encoding uncharacterized protein LOC101219203 has translation MEIRGKMKIQPIDIDPPTGRVAIRADPGKPVLKSRLRKLFDRPFPNVLKNSTAEKPIAPGEAAQFIINKDGLSEFEPSSICLAKMVQSFIEESNEKQLSVATAVKNGRNRCNCFNGNNNDSSDDESDDFGGGFGETVAIGSSGADVYDLLKSLILCASVAERNLLADTAKIVEKNNKIHKRKDDLRKVVTDGLSSIGYDASICKSKWEKSPSHPAGEYEYIDVMVEDERLVIDIDFRSEFEIARSTGMYKTILQLVPNIFVGKTDRLGQIASIVSEAARQSLKKKGMHFPPWRKAEYMRAKWLSPHIRSKPPNPSVKENEMMNMNENENNEESPTETDCGELELIFGDEATMITSSESNSIASSPPPQEGLYGGKKAAVTVTAWQPPAIKPKSLDRGAKIVTGLASILKENP, from the exons ATGGAAATTCGGGGAAAG ATGAAGATTCAACCTATTGATATCGATCCTCCAACTGGAAGAGTTGCCATTCGTGCTGATCCTGGCAAACCAGTACTGAAATCGCGTTTGAGGAAGCTCTTTGATCGACCGTTTCCGAATGTTCTTAAGAATTCAACTGCGGAAAAGCCAATCGCGCCTGGGGAAGCTGCACAGTTCATCATCAATAAAGATGGACTCTCTGAGTTTGAGCCGAGCTCCATTTGTTTGGCTAAAATGGTGCAGAGTTTTATTGAGGAGAGTAACGAGAAGCAATTGTCAGTGGCCACTGCTGTGAAGAATGGTCGCAACCGCTGCAATTGCTTCAACGGTAACAATAATGACAGTTCTGATGACGAGTCCGATGACTTCGGCGGTGGTTTTGGTGAAACTGTAGCAATCGGATCATCTGGTGCCGATGTTTACGACTTACTCAAG AGTCTGATACTTTGTGCTAGCGTAGCTGAGAGAAATCTCTTAGCCGACACCGCAAAGATTGTTGAGAAGAACaacaaaattcacaaaagGAAAGACGATTTGAGAAAAGTTGTCACAGATGGCCTTTCATCTATCGGCTACGATGCTTCAATCTGTAAATCGAAATGGGAGAAATCCCCTTCACATCCTGCAG GAGAATATGAATACATCGATGTGATGGTGGAGGACGAGAGATTGGTGATAGACATAGATTTCAGATCGGAGTTTGAGATCGCTCGTTCCACCGGAATGTACAAGACGATTCTTCAATTAGTCCCGAATATCTTCGTCGGAAAAACGGATCGTTTAGGTCAAATCGCTTCAATCGTATCAGAGGCTGCGAGACAGAGcttgaagaagaaggggaTGCACTTTCCGCCATGGAGGAAAGCTGAATACATGAGAGCTAAATGGCTTTCACCTCACATCAGATCCAAGCCTCCAAATCCATCGGTGAAGGAGAACGAAATGATGAACATGAATGAAAACGAGAACAACGAAGAGTCGCCGACAGAGACGGACTGCGGAGAATTGGAATTGATATTCGGAGACGAAGCGACGATGATCACATCAAGTGAGAGTAATTCAATCGCTTCATCGCCACCTCCGCAGGAAGGATTGTATGGCGGCAAGAAGGCGGCGGTGACAGTGACGGCCTGGCAACCTCCGGCGATCAAACCGAAGAGTCTCGATAGAGGAGCTAAGATCGTTACGGGATTGGCATCAATTCTGAAAGAGAATCCGTAA